The Acidiferrobacter thiooxydans sequence CCGGCGTCGCGCTGGATGCGCAGCAGCTGTTCGGCGACCGCCAGGACCTGCCCGGGTTCACAGAATCCGATGACGTCCGCGAGTCGTGGGTAGGTCGCCCGATCGCCGTGCGTGGCCCCCATGCCGCCGCCCACGGCCACGTTGAAGCCCGCCAGGCGATCGCCCTCGACGATGGCGATGAACCCCAGGTCCTGCGCCAGGACATCCACGTCATTGGTCGGCGGCACGGCGATGCCGATCTTGAACTTGCGTGGCAGATAGGTAGGGCCGTACAAGGGCTCGTCCTCCGCACCCGCCCCCTCCCCTGGTGGCTCATCCCACCAGATCTCGCAGTAGGCGCCGGTGCGCGGCAGGAACGCGGTACTGAGCGCAGAGGCCAGATCGCTGATCTGGCGATGGACGGCGGAGGTCGCCGGATGGTTATGGCAGATCACATTGCGATTCACATCCCCGCAGGCGGCGATGCTGTCGAGGCCAAGCGCGCCCAAGCCCGCCATCAAGGGCTTTAGGCGGGGCTTCAAGACACCATGAAACTGCACGGTCTGGCGCGTGGTGATACGCAACGCACCCAAGGCCTGTGCGCGCGCCAACAGAGTAAGCCCGTGCCACTGCGCGGGCGTGCACACGCCCCCGGGCATGCGCACGCGCACCATGAAGCTGTGCGCGGGCTCCAGTCTCTGCGCGTGGCGCTCGATGCGCACGTCGCGATCATCCTGGCCGTAGGCGCCGTGAAACTTGAGAAGCTTGGCATCGGCCGCGTCCAGGGCGCCGGTCACGAGATCGGAGAGACTCTCCATGATCGTGCCGCGCAACCGTCGGCTCTGCGCCTTCAGGGTCTCCTCCTCCGTCACTGGGTGGTCCACGGAACGCGACTTCGTCATGCAGGCTTTCCTTGACAATACGGTCGATCAATAAAGATCGCGCTGATAACGGCCCTCGGCCATCAATGCGCGCAGATAATCCGCGGCCCTCTCGCGGCCACCTGGCCGCGCGCGCTCCACGATCGTAAGCAGCGCGGCGTGGACACCTTCGCCCATGCCGCGCGCGTCGCCACAGACGTACAGATGGCCGCCCTCGGCCAACCAGGCATAGACCTCCCGGGACGCCGCCAGCAGACGGTGCTGCACGTATTCCTTCCGCGGGGCGTCGCGCGAAAACACCGCGTCGAGCCTCTGCAACACCCCCTTGCGGCGGTAATCCAGCCATTCGCGCTGATAGAGAAAGTCGCTGTGAAACTGCCGGTCACCGACGATGAGCCAGTGGGCGCCGGTCGCCCCGAGGAGCGCGCGCTCCTCCAGGAATGCCCGGAACGGGGCGACACCGGTGCCGGCGCCCACCATCAGGATCGGCGTCGCCGGGTCCGCGGGCAGCCGAAAGCGCTCGTTGACATGGACAGTGACCGGCACCTCCGCCCCGCTTACCACGCGCTCGGCAAGCCAGTTCGAGGCCACACCCCGATGTACGCGGCCACGGCACTCATAGCGCACCACCCCCACCGTCAGATGGACATGGTCGGGATCGGCGCGCCCGCTCGAGGCGATGGAATAGAGGCGCGGCGCCAAGGGCCGCAGGGCCGACACGAGGTCGGCCGCGGAAAGCCCCTTCACCGGGAATTCGCGCATCACATCGCTCATGTCCCGATCGGCACCATAAGCCTTGAGCGCATCCGCTTCTGTGGCCGCGAGCAGCGCCTTCAGGGGCGCGGCGTCGGCCAGCATGGCCCAACGTTCGAGGAACGGCCGGGACAAGGCGCGGATCTCATAATGGCCCTCGAGCGCCGTCGTAAGCTCCCTATCTCCCGAGCGCGCATCGGAAACCCGCTCGCAACCCTGCAACCCGGTGGCCGCGAGGATACTGGCGATAAGCTCCGATTCATTACGCGGCACCACCGCGAGGGCGTCGCCCGGCGCAAAGGTAAGCGGCGCCGTCGGGGCGAGCACTATGTGGCGCACGTCCTTGCTCGACCCGCGTCCGGTTATGCGGATGTTTTCGACGAGCACCGCTGGGCACGGCCGCGCACGGTCGTAGGCCGGCACGGTCGCCACCAGACGGAGCGCCGGGGCAGGCGGCGCTACGACCCCGTCCGCCAGGGCCTCCAGCACCGCATCGCCCCACGCGCGCGCCGTCTGCTCGTAGTCGAGATC is a genomic window containing:
- a CDS encoding sulfite reductase flavoprotein subunit alpha; the protein is MNTSAHKTPLSPAKTGALHALVEGLSREQVAWVSGYLAGLGAVAEDQAIPAAAPAPEVMVLHGSQTGNAERVARDLHARLAGRGLAARIDSLGAYPGARLGRERVVLIVVSTYGEGEPPDAAQAFHAFVMGERAPRLADLRYAVLALGDRGYERFCQTGRDLDARLAALGATRLHGLGECDLDYEQTARAWGDAVLEALADGVVAPPAPALRLVATVPAYDRARPCPAVLVENIRITGRGSSKDVRHIVLAPTAPLTFAPGDALAVVPRNESELIASILAATGLQGCERVSDARSGDRELTTALEGHYEIRALSRPFLERWAMLADAAPLKALLAATEADALKAYGADRDMSDVMREFPVKGLSAADLVSALRPLAPRLYSIASSGRADPDHVHLTVGVVRYECRGRVHRGVASNWLAERVVSGAEVPVTVHVNERFRLPADPATPILMVGAGTGVAPFRAFLEERALLGATGAHWLIVGDRQFHSDFLYQREWLDYRRKGVLQRLDAVFSRDAPRKEYVQHRLLAASREVYAWLAEGGHLYVCGDARGMGEGVHAALLTIVERARPGGRERAADYLRALMAEGRYQRDLY
- a CDS encoding NADPH-dependent assimilatory sulfite reductase hemoprotein subunit, translating into MTKSRSVDHPVTEEETLKAQSRRLRGTIMESLSDLVTGALDAADAKLLKFHGAYGQDDRDVRIERHAQRLEPAHSFMVRVRMPGGVCTPAQWHGLTLLARAQALGALRITTRQTVQFHGVLKPRLKPLMAGLGALGLDSIAACGDVNRNVICHNHPATSAVHRQISDLASALSTAFLPRTGAYCEIWWDEPPGEGAGAEDEPLYGPTYLPRKFKIGIAVPPTNDVDVLAQDLGFIAIVEGDRLAGFNVAVGGGMGATHGDRATYPRLADVIGFCEPGQVLAVAEQLLRIQRDAGDRTNRRHARLKYTIDDRGLAWLRTELAGRLGYALSPARDYRFTTRGDRLGWVEDGEGRSHLTLRVLAGRVHDEGASRLLTALAEVARIHEGDFRLTPNQNLTIAGVSRAQRAVIEDRLAEHGVTWPATPKGVRRDAIACVALPTCGLAMAEAERALPGLLARLEAVLGSLGLDHEAISVRLSGCPNGCARPRLAEIGLVGKGPGRYQLYLGGGFAGERLNAPYRGDLSLDEAVAVLTPLLTDYAMYRYPAERFGDFVIRAGHITMPDVS